Genomic window (Canis lupus dingo isolate Sandy chromosome 6, ASM325472v2, whole genome shotgun sequence):
TACAACTCTTATCTTACTAAAcaataatatagtatattatttcttagtttcttcCACTAGGGTAACTAGTCCAGGGTAAGGActcactcagtttcctcatgtgtcaAATAAAGATAAGAAGATAAATCTCATAGAATTATTGTGAGAGTTAAATATGTTACTGCATATTtaaagcactcagcacagtgtataacataataaaatgttagcaatttttttccctttgtgtttgTTAGATCATGAAGTACTAGCCTGAAGAGTCCCACAGGAAACAGACTGGTAGATGTGTCATTCACAAAAGAGCATCATAAGAAAACACACACGTCCTGAAATTACCTAAGAGGTCACTACTTAAGCAAAATGCCTTGCAGATGTGATACGAAACTGAATGGCTTTTTAATGTATAGTAGTTtaagaagaaagtttttttttttttaatttatttatgatagtcacagagagagagagaggcagagacataggcagagggagaagcaggctccatgcacgggagcccgacgtgggattcgatcccgggtctccaggatcgcgccctgggccaaaggcaggcgccaaaccgctgcgccacccagggatccaagaaGAAAGTTTTTAAGACCTTAAAACTGGGAAAGAAGTTTCATTTATAAAGTTTAGAACTTCTgagctatttattaaaaataagataaaacaatttcacatttggagaaaaggaaataacacaATGTCTTGGGAATTTGCACTGTTTCTGACTCCATCATACATTActtctttatattataaaatatactttattttcaggttttatgACAAAAATCAAATGAGTGTGTTGTATGGtagaaataacatattaaaattaagGAATATCAGATTCTAGTCCATAAAttagctgtgggaccttgggcaatcttttttattttggtggggggggggggcaatctTTTAACTCCTCTGGCCTTCAGAGTTCTTCTTTAGAATTTGTAAGGATTAGACCAATCTCTAAATTCCCATCCAGCTTGAAAATACAATGTTCTTACAATCTATATTTTAACCTTTCTCTTACATGGTTTTTCCCCTCATTAGAAACTAAACACTCTTTTTTTGAGTGGGGAGCAGGAATCaaaccttatttatttttgtaccttAGTGCCTAGAATCAATGCCTGTTTCTcgactgaatgaatgagtgcccCTACAGAGCTTCTAATTTAAAAAAGGCATAGCAAATTTATGGTATAACAGGTTAGTGGCTAATGTTAATGTTATTATACAAGAATAACAAATGATCGTGCATTAATATGATGTGGATATTCAATATACAGATTCATTCTATTGTTAATTTGTTGAgaactgttattttattttaaaaaaggaattctaaaCCAAAAGTTTTCCTTACTTTTGACATATTTTAGAGAAGTTATATGTAAGTTATATAGCTTTGAGGAGAGAGGCTAATTCTACTAAATCTCATCATCCTAAGGGCAGTGTCCTCTTAGATCAAGTAGGTATCCAAGTGTTTGCTCTCCAGTACCATTTtgtaaaaaagattattatttctgCCTTGCTACCAAAATTATAGACTGAAAGACAATGTGATCAAGGAAATAAGGAACTAGAGCATATAGATGTGTGGAGAAAGCAAACACacgtgtgtatgtacacacatacatacagttTAACTCAGTAACTCGATTGCCTCATGTACCCATTTTACAATTAGTATTTAGTGCAGGCTTATTGCTGGAACAGTTCCAAAATATCTCTAatatggaatagaaaataaagagcaaTTATCTAACTATAAAGTCTATACAGATGAAACAAATGGACAGTTCTCCTGCTTCTTTTGAATAAGGGCAGATGTCTCTCTCTGGAAATACTCCAAAAATAGAGTTACAAGGGATTCTATTTCCGTTTCAGTATCAATATGATTGAAATTTGAGGTGCATTTACTTCACAATTTCTTGGACCTGCACTGTTGGGAAAATGAagggtttttttcctaatatttagcTCTCAGGCTCAATCACACCACCCTGAGTTTCAATGTTACTCACTGATTAACTCTACATAAATTGACACAAGCacaataagtttttatttttaaattattattaccaTATGCAGAGCAAAAAGTAAAGGGACTGATCTACTTGtgcattcacattttaaattcttgaaTTATAAACAAGTGAACAAATGATCAGTtaggaaaggaaaactgaaggTTTTCTTTATAAGTCTACTAATTTGTctaataattaataaaacatgctcaaattttagaaaaacacCTTTTCCCTATATGTGAtatcatattaataataaattatgtgtACCCCATAAATTTAGAAAGACTCCCTCAATATTAAGGACAGTCTATCTCTGGCTAATGCAATTATTTGGATATAATATAAGCATCAAAAAATAAAGTGGTGGCATAGTTCAAAATTTTCCAAAGTGTTAATACTCTCAATGTTGAGTTTCCAGTTCCAGAATTGTCCATTCCCCTTGGGGTGAACAATCTTCAGAGGAAAAACTAGCCATGGTAATGCTTGCTGAGGAATCATCAAGGGGAGAGGTCAGTTCACTCCATCTGTTCAAAGTGTCAACATGTGCTTTACCCTGAGGTTTTGAGCTATCTCGTGCTAAAAGTAGTGTCTGGTTGATTAGATACTGTGCTAAATTTAAGTCTTCAGGAACAGAATTCGTAATATTTAAGTTTGAATCCTGTTCAGAGAGCAATTGCTTTAATAGTGTCCAATCTTGTTCTGCAAAGTGCTGATCATCTTCAAAATCCATGTCTGTAACATGTGTTTCTGATTCCATTTTCTGCTCAAATGCTTCTATTACATCCATCTCATATATTGGAGAGAGGGTTTTTGAAGGCCGATGGTCATACATGTAGGTTTGTGCCAGTGTGTCACAATCATCTATGTCTCCTGAAATAATTCATAATACTACACAATGTAAAAATTGCACATGTTGGTATCCCTCAGAGTTTTGtagaataatattaaaacaatataatatagtcccaaaaaacagaatggaaaaaataacacTTATACAAAATTGACAAGATTATTgaggcatttctttttctacgttaaaaaaaaaaaaaaaaaccaaccgaAGAATGTTTAGCAGCAAATTAACATAGGCAACTAATAATAATTCTCCATACTTTAATTTGAAAACTTgtgatacagaaaacaaaaattatttaaacataaacaTAGAATATGCACATGTATCTAATTCACTACAATAGgaacttaaagaagaaaaaaagacatggttATTTGATGGTGACTTTTAAGGTGAGTCAGTTCCAAAAGGGGATACATACATTTTGTCTAAAGCCTTATTTGTATATTGCACATGCAAAGGAGGATGCAAGCAAGgacaaacaaaaaagtacaaCTTTAAAGAGCTCCCTGTTGTGATTTTGCTGAACAAGGGCTATTGATCAGTATCTTTCTTAGTTCTGATATACAATAGCTATGCAGTCAGCCactattgcatattttaaatgtggGTCATTAGTTCAAATTACTGTAATAAGGaagacaaacacacaaaacaattaGACAGGAAATCATCTATTCATATGAAATAAGCCTGGgcttttttcatatattatcaTTGCTTCTAAATATAATCTCTTTTaggaaatttatctttttacttgaaaattttagaattatagtGATGCTTAAAGTCTTAATCTCtgtaaaatgcatataaattataataattaatctAGTTAAAATAGTTCAGTGCTTTTAGTTATATTACTATAGTTATTGCACAGCCCTCTTAGATATATACTTAGCATAGTCCATAAATCATATCCaatgtataataaaatttctaatagtcaagaattttatgttaaattaGACATAATAACTAAATAATAGCAAACTaagtttttctcttcattcttttatgtaAAATCTCTTAATAGATTAACTCTAATAATAACCAAAATTTTACTAGATCTTAACTCTGCACTAGGATTTTCAGTGAACAATAAAGATTAACTAGCTAGTTTTCatattattatgaaatttaagttttcatttgaatttcaaatcTGTTGCTTAATTATTCTAACTAAAATATAACATTCAGGGCTACATACaactttaaaattctataaactCATTTTCTTATGGATTTagtatttctatttctgtacATTACCTGCAGATAAAGCAATATTAGCTTTTTTGGTAGCAGTAGAATGGTTCTCTTTCACTTGACCTTCCTGAGGCAGAAGTTGACTCCGACAGGAGTCTAGAAATTTTGTAGAGCTGTTCTTTGGTATGTCAGAATTGGGTTCTCTTTGATGAAGCTCCAAATGACACGGTCTTTCTTGAGATTTTATATCACTATCTGAGAGTTTGCTGCGTTGCTGAAAGTCATTATCCACATCGTTTCCACTGTTTACTTTTTTATCTTCTGGAAGAAGCTGTCTGCCTCCTTTGGACAAGACATCTACTGTGTACTTTTTTCCTGTGGCTAAAGCACTCTGTTTATCTTTTCTTGATGAGTCAATGCTACTGGGACCCAAGAGAGAGCTTTCGTTTTTATATACACTCTTGCCTTTATCTTGTTTACATTCTAAAATACTACCTTCACTTCCATGTGTATACCTGGAATAGCAGGTCCTTCCGTTATGTTCATGAGAAATGCCATCAAAAACatcagaaggggaaagagaatctaCAGAAGGCTGAAAGGGAGTATGGGCTTCCCCTTCATCAGATCCTAGTTCTTCACATTCATCTACTGAAAGTAaaactgatcttttaaaattcttagttGCAGAAAACTCAtgactttcattttctgttgCATCTTCAAAAGCTAAATTAATTATTCCCTGAAACTGCTGAGGAGCTGAGTTAGATGTAGAGAAATTTTCTCCAACATTTTCAGCTTCAGATCTTTCATCTTCTGTTTCATCTGCAGAGGAAGAAACTTGATCTACTTCTTGAGCAAACTGGATGCTGCCTcgtagaatattttctttttctctagggTGGACTACTGTAGATCGAGACCAAATTTCTGGCCTTTTCCTAGGAATCTCATCATCACTTGTTGAATTGACTTGGAAAAGATCATTActactttgctttttcattttcacttcaaTTCTTAAGTTactatcatatatttttaattcctcaggAGTACTGGTATCACTACTACTTCTTCCAAGAAAATCATGGCACAGCATAGTGCCACATTTAGAAATACCTCTGTCATTTGACCCATCATCATCCTGAGACCCTCCAGCATCATAGTCTTCAGATCTGGGCTTTATGTCATCAGAGGATGTGGTAGCACTGCCAGTATCAGATTCAGGACTCTCTCTCTGATGCAGACCACTGGTACTCAAATTCCAGTGGCTCATAAATGGAACTTCTGGAGTTTCATGGCTATCTGGAGTTTctgttgtttccatatctttagGAGAATTTTTTCCTGATGTATGTTCCAAAACACACTTGGAGGAAATATCTGAGTCTGCTGTAGCAtgtttgatttcactcataccaGAATCATCAGATAAGTGCCTAGGAATTTTCTGTTCTTCTACatgaattttagattttctgtCATCTTGGACAGAATTTAAGGTGCCATTTGTCCTTCCAGGAACACATGGTAAAACATCTTTGACACAtttaatgcttaattttttatttgtatcttgtTCCTCTCCTTGCTTTTCCCTGTCTGATACTGAATGGATTTGCTTTGGATTTGCTGAGTCTAAATCACAAACAGGATTAGAATTCAAAGAGTTTTCACTGGGATTTGAAATCATGGATTTTAGGGCAGTGGTGGTATAAAATTTTGAATCTACATTAGCACTCCCATCaaaatgacaatatattttaGCTGTGTTGGGATGATCTGATTCTTTGCCAGaaaattttgcttcatttttatctgAACCAGTCTGTTTTGATTCCAGTtcatgttttattgatttatccaGATTTGAAATACTTTGGCATTCTAATActaatttctctttcccttggtTGCTTAATGGCTTTTGTGGCTCAGGTTTGCATGATGACTGGAAAGCTTCTGTACTGCTGATTTCTGATGTGAGATTAATTAGAGGTTCATGAGGCTTCTGTTCAGAAATATCATCCttgttattattttcatgtaCATCATGAAGCATACTTTTTTGGACAACacatgtttcactttttaaagg
Coding sequences:
- the BTBD8 gene encoding BTB/POZ domain-containing protein 8 isoform X3, whose product is MLSGCWAESSQEYITLQGINHVEMNVMMHFIYGGILDFPDKANVGQILNMADMYGLEGLKEVAIYILRRDYCNFFQKPVSRRLASVLECLIIAHTVGVDSLFADCMKWIVKHFARFWSERSFANVPPEIQKSCLNMLIQSLNVENAAFLLMESDRLIISLPRVKWTEVALTMASQLQEECIAFIIENFSTIIQSENFALLLQSQAMSSTADLLDKILKAIEENITTENSCSLLMALDMLLNSDNTKEMGFTCKIQALRDKLWIFLVQSFYAVRHTESWKLMSTDDQQKIQAAAFDKGDDRRLGKKPVFSSSQQRRQVSDSGVIKNKSWRGNTKDCWSYPSTKQKMKSDGLGASGHSSNTNRNTVNKTLKHDDLKEKGGTKVASKVSKELKTGGKNVSGKPKAVIKSQTENSDNAKSANASPRQAVERSAAVSANGQKNSLNEKGVRNQEGHITGARPKVLTGTLNVQAKAKPLKKVTGKDSPCLSIAEPASRSTNSSMELLISTECLDEPKENGAVGEEKPSGDKLSFCEPPGQTVKNNVESIKTSSVVVKSRPVSKVANGTSNKKSIQEETNINNSGLKKVTSKGYSDPVPQAIIKKKGNGNGCATAQQRTKNASSNLAKTQGESPNSVKSSVSSKQSEENVTKLDLNTTTDKQTPKKKIVKQGHTPLPKVNAKIGAMPKNLNQSKKSETLSNKDSKQKMLPGQVILKTQPSQRPLKSETCVVQKSMLHDVHENNNKDDISEQKPHEPLINLTSEISSTEAFQSSCKPEPQKPLSNQGKEKLVLECQSISNLDKSIKHELESKQTGSDKNEAKFSGKESDHPNTAKIYCHFDGSANVDSKFYTTTALKSMISNPSENSLNSNPVCDLDSANPKQIHSVSDREKQGEEQDTNKKLSIKCVKDVLPCVPGRTNGTLNSVQDDRKSKIHVEEQKIPRHLSDDSGMSEIKHATADSDISSKCVLEHTSGKNSPKDMETTETPDSHETPEVPFMSHWNLSTSGLHQRESPESDTGSATTSSDDIKPRSEDYDAGGSQDDDGSNDRGISKCGTMLCHDFLGRSSSDTSTPEELKIYDSNLRIEVKMKKQSSNDLFQVNSTSDDEIPRKRPEIWSRSTVVHPREKENILRGSIQFAQEVDQVSSSADETEDERSEAENVGENFSTSNSAPQQFQGIINLAFEDATENESHEFSATKNFKRSVLLSVDECEELGSDEGEAHTPFQPSVDSLSPSDVFDGISHEHNGRTCYSRYTHGSEGSILECKQDKGKSVYKNESSLLGPSSIDSSRKDKQSALATGKKYTVDVLSKGGRQLLPEDKKVNSGNDVDNDFQQRSKLSDSDIKSQERPCHLELHQREPNSDIPKNSSTKFLDSCRSQLLPQEGQVKENHSTATKKANIALSAGDIDDCDTLAQTYMYDHRPSKTLSPIYEMDVIEAFEQKMESETHVTDMDFEDDQHFAEQDWTLLKQLLSEQDSNLNITNSVPEDLNLAQYLINQTLLLARDSSKPQGKAHVDTLNRWSELTSPLDDSSASITMASFSSEDCSPQGEWTILELETQH